Proteins from a genomic interval of Oncorhynchus nerka isolate Pitt River linkage group LG13, Oner_Uvic_2.0, whole genome shotgun sequence:
- the neff1 gene encoding low molecular weight neuronal intermediate filament has product MSYSGDVYSSSSYRKIFGDAPRNSGRMTVGSSPSRLSSGFRSSSANRNYGSPSMLTSSGYRKVGAGRNFHSSMSDSMDLNQSTAVTNEMKIIRTNEKEQLQGLNDRFVSFIEKVHNLEQQNKVLEAEVTMLRQRHTEPSRLHDLYEQEIRELRARVEELTHEKSQMHLDCVQMNETLDRVKQKLDEETRLREEAEGTLISYRKDVDDATMSRLELEKKVESLLDEIAFLRKVHEEELQELQASLQATQVSVEMDMREGKPDLAVALKDIRAQYEVLSAKNQNQAEEWYRSKFASVNEAAARNQDQVKHSREELNEYRRQVQARTLEIEALRGHNEALERQMAEMEDRHSNEMGEMQETIQQLESALRSTKGEMSRHLREYQDLLNVKMALDIEIAAYRKLLEGEECRLSTVGGNILQSGYSGFSYSSGRSYALGSSAPYRMRGAKPEEPEEEEDEEEKEEEENEEEGEEGEEGDENAEENGNGDEEEEEEEEEEDQKKTDEKNGKDEKDEKKGEKGSAPSKSTKS; this is encoded by the exons ATGAGCTACTCCGGCGACGTCTACTCCAGCAGTTCCTATCGGAAGATCTTCGGGGATGCGCCCCGGAACTCCGGCCGCATGACCGTAGGCAGCAGCCCCTCTCGCCTGTCCAGCGGATTCCGCTCCAGCAGCGCAAACCGCAACTATGGCTCCCCATCCATGCTCACATCCTCCGGCTACCGCAAGGTGGGCGCCGGGCGCAACTTCCACTCCTCCATGTCCGACTCTATGGACCTGAACCAGTCCACGGCCGTCACCAACGAGATGAAAATCATCCGCACCAACGAGAAGGAGCAGCTCCAGGGCCTGAACGACCGCTTCGTCTCCTTCATCGAGAAGGTCCACAACCTGGAACAGCAGAACAAGGTGCTGGAAGCCGAGGTGACCATGCTGCGCCAGCGCCACACTGAGCCCTCCCGACTGCACGACCTGTACGAGCAAGAGATCCGCGAGCTGAGGGCGCGTGTCGAGGAACTGACGCACGAGAAGAGCCAGATGCACCTGGACTGCGTGCAGATGAACGAGACGCTGGACCGCGTTAAGCAGAAGCTGGACGAGGAGACGAGGCTCCGCGAGGAGGCGGAGGGCACCCTGATAAGCTACCGCAAGGACGTGGATGATGCCACGATGTCCCGGCTCGAGCTGGAGAAGAAAGTCGAGTCGCTGTTGGATGAGATCGCCTTCCTCAGGAAAGTGCACGAGGAGGAGCTGCAGGAGCTGCAGGCTTCCCTGCAAGCCACACAG GTGTCAGTGGAGATGGATATGAGGGAGGGTAAACCCGACCTGGCCGTGGCCCTGAAGGACATCCGTGCCCAGTACGAGGTCCTGTCAGCCAAGAACCAGAACCAGGCGGAGGAGTGGTACCGCTCCAAGTTTGCCAGTGTGAATGAGGCGGCCGCCCGCAACCAGGATCAAGTTAAGCATAGCAGGGAGGAGCTAAATGAGTACCGCAGGCAGGTGCAGGCCCGTACCCTGGAGATCGAGGCCCTCAGGGGCCACAATGAGGCCCTGGAGAGGCAGATGGCTGAGATGGAAGACCGCCACAGCAACGAGATGGGAGAGATGCAG GAGACCATCCAGCAGCTTGAGTCTGCCCTCCGCAGCACCAAGGGTGAGATGTCCCGTCATTTGCGTGAGTACCAGGACCTGTTGAACGTCAAAATGGCCCTGGACATTGAGATCGCTGCTTACAG GAAGCTGCTGGAAGGTGAAGAGTGCCGTCTGAGTACAGTGGGCGGAAATATCCTGCAGTCAGGCTACTCTGGCTTCTCCTATTCGTCCGGCCGCTCCTACGCCCTGGGTTCCTCTGCCCCCTACAGGATGAGGGGAGCCAAGCCTGAGgaaccagaggaggaggaggatgaggaagagaaggaggaagaggagaatgaggaagaaggagaggaaggagaggagggagatgagaatGCAGAGGAGAATGGAAACggtgatgaggaggaagaggaggaagaggaggaggaagatcaGAAGAAGACAGATGAGAAAAATGGCAAGGATGAGAAGGatgagaagaagggagagaagggaagtgcTCCCAGCAAGAGCACCAAGAGCTAA